Proteins encoded within one genomic window of Bradyrhizobium sp. AZCC 1719:
- a CDS encoding mandelate racemase/muconate lactonizing enzyme family protein — MTSQPFTVRSVQAFCYRYPLSTPVVTSFGKMLDRPAVFVRVEDTDGNAGWGEIWSNFPSVGAEHRTRLVNEVLAPATCGRTVSAPQEIFEALTQGTAVLALQSGEPGPFAQAIAGIDLAIWDLFARRRKQPLWRLLGGNGKTIRVYASGINPTGSRQMAESAIKRGHRALKLKIGFELATDRANLASLRDLVGDGVLAADANQGWSLARALEIAPHLREFDLAWLEEPIRADRPWREWQELRENVGIPLAAGENIASRAGFEQALGDNVLRVVQPDIAKWGGLTMCAGIARDILASGKTFCPHYLGGGIGLLASAHLLAGIGGDGLLEVDSNDNVLRDRLCGPLINVTNGTVTLGEEPGSGIEPDLSPIEQYRTA; from the coding sequence ATGACGTCGCAACCATTCACCGTCCGTAGCGTGCAGGCCTTCTGCTATCGTTACCCATTGTCGACGCCGGTTGTTACCTCCTTCGGCAAGATGCTTGACAGGCCGGCAGTATTCGTTCGTGTGGAAGACACTGACGGCAATGCCGGCTGGGGCGAGATCTGGTCAAATTTTCCATCGGTCGGAGCCGAACATCGAACGCGACTCGTCAACGAGGTCCTGGCGCCCGCGACATGCGGGCGCACAGTCAGCGCTCCCCAGGAAATCTTCGAGGCCCTGACACAGGGCACCGCCGTGCTGGCGCTGCAATCCGGGGAGCCCGGTCCGTTCGCGCAGGCGATAGCCGGAATTGATCTTGCAATCTGGGATCTGTTCGCGCGGCGGCGGAAGCAGCCACTGTGGCGGTTGCTTGGTGGCAACGGCAAGACGATAAGGGTCTACGCCAGCGGAATTAATCCGACCGGCTCGCGGCAAATGGCGGAATCGGCCATTAAGCGTGGGCATCGCGCACTGAAACTGAAGATCGGCTTCGAACTGGCGACAGATCGCGCCAATCTGGCGTCGCTACGCGATCTGGTGGGCGACGGCGTGCTGGCAGCGGATGCCAATCAGGGCTGGTCGTTGGCCCGTGCGCTGGAGATTGCGCCGCATCTGCGCGAGTTCGATCTTGCTTGGCTGGAAGAGCCGATCCGTGCCGATCGGCCGTGGCGGGAATGGCAAGAGTTGCGTGAAAACGTCGGCATCCCGCTGGCGGCCGGAGAGAACATCGCGAGCCGCGCGGGGTTTGAGCAAGCGCTCGGTGACAACGTGTTGCGCGTCGTGCAGCCCGACATCGCCAAATGGGGTGGCCTGACCATGTGCGCAGGTATCGCGCGCGACATCCTGGCGTCAGGCAAGACCTTCTGCCCGCACTATCTCGGCGGCGGAATTGGCCTGCTCGCATCGGCGCATCTGCTTGCCGGGATCGGTGGCGACGGTCTGCTGGAAGTCGATTCAAACGACAATGTGCTGCGCGACCGACTTTGCGGACCGCTCATCAACGTGACGAACGGAACTGTGACCCTGGGCGAAGAGCCGGGATCGGGAATCGAGCCGGATCTGAGCCCGATCGAGCAGTACCGGACCGCTTGA
- a CDS encoding winged helix-turn-helix transcriptional regulator, with protein MALLDLLGRRWTLGVLWNLSNGGPCTFRELQERCESISPTVLNSRLKELREAGLIEHSHEGYRATPTGHELYALLVPLGVWAKKWAAKLPA; from the coding sequence ATGGCGCTCCTGGACCTGTTGGGGCGACGCTGGACATTGGGCGTTCTGTGGAATCTCAGCAATGGCGGACCCTGCACATTCCGCGAACTGCAAGAACGCTGCGAATCGATCTCGCCTACGGTTCTCAATTCGCGCCTGAAAGAACTGCGTGAAGCAGGCTTGATCGAGCATTCGCACGAGGGTTATCGCGCTACACCGACCGGACATGAACTTTATGCCCTTCTTGTTCCTCTCGGTGTTTGGGCGAAGAAGTGGGCAGCGAAGTTACCGGCGTAA
- a CDS encoding DNA-binding transcriptional regulator, translating into MPLKSDTVEAASRTLLLLEELNRHRVTSIDRLHKATGLPKSTVVRLMKSLCALGYAANDRRQGGYAVASRVKSLSNGFHGDPLVVEAARPWALAFTRQYHWPIAIAVLDRSSVVVRFSTIPDSPVSPFHGTLNMQLSLLGRALGRAYLAFCPVSERSMLLDMLARSQEAEDKLATERKRALALLATIRKQGFAERDPMVEPRSSNTIALPVVVNQRVLATVGMTYFTSALDRADVVGRYVPLVKAMADNIAASVSSLQE; encoded by the coding sequence ATGCCGCTCAAATCCGACACCGTCGAAGCCGCCTCGCGCACACTCCTGCTGCTGGAGGAGCTCAACCGCCACCGCGTCACCTCGATCGATCGCCTGCACAAGGCGACGGGCCTGCCGAAATCGACTGTGGTGCGGTTGATGAAGTCGCTATGCGCGCTGGGCTATGCCGCCAACGACCGGCGGCAGGGCGGCTACGCGGTCGCCTCGCGGGTCAAATCGCTGAGCAACGGCTTTCACGGCGATCCGCTGGTGGTGGAGGCTGCGCGCCCGTGGGCGCTCGCCTTCACGCGGCAATATCACTGGCCCATCGCCATCGCCGTCCTCGACCGGAGTTCAGTCGTGGTCCGCTTCAGCACCATTCCCGACAGCCCGGTCTCGCCCTTTCACGGTACCCTCAACATGCAACTCAGCCTGCTCGGACGAGCGCTGGGGCGCGCCTATCTGGCGTTCTGTCCGGTGAGCGAGCGATCGATGCTGCTCGACATGCTGGCCCGATCGCAGGAGGCCGAAGACAAACTCGCCACCGAACGAAAGCGGGCATTGGCTTTGCTGGCCACGATCCGCAAGCAAGGTTTTGCCGAACGCGACCCGATGGTCGAACCGCGGTCCTCGAACACGATCGCGCTCCCCGTCGTCGTCAATCAGCGCGTACTCGCCACCGTCGGCATGACCTATTTCACCTCGGCGCTCGACCGCGCCGACGTCGTCGGACGCTACGTGCCGCTCGTGAAAGCCATGGCGGACAATATTGCCGCAAGTGTCTCGTCGTTGCAGGAGTAG
- a CDS encoding HpcH/HpaI aldolase family protein yields MSGDVVRPHFSSFRRRLVARQVVVGSFIKTPTTHATEIFGALGYDFVVIDEEHAPIDRAMTDVMLLAARASNLAGIVRVSSDDPAKILSCLDCGAAGVLVPHVATVEKARAIAAAARYRGGRRGYSGSSRAGAYGGTPMWSLVDEQDESVCAIAMIEDPEALDYIDAIAAVDGIHGFFIGRGDLTVALGAKSSADASVKDAVIRIIAAAKKVAKPVCVMVATSAEAKDFAELGASAFIISSDQGLMRRAAAQTLTDFKTLVRTTDGSHVSQH; encoded by the coding sequence GTGTCGGGAGACGTCGTCAGGCCACATTTCTCGTCATTCCGCCGCCGGCTCGTAGCGCGACAGGTGGTCGTCGGCTCGTTCATCAAGACGCCGACCACGCACGCGACCGAGATATTCGGCGCGCTCGGCTACGATTTCGTCGTGATCGACGAGGAGCACGCGCCGATCGATCGCGCGATGACCGATGTCATGTTGCTAGCCGCGCGCGCCAGCAACCTCGCCGGAATCGTGCGGGTGTCATCGGATGATCCGGCCAAGATCCTGTCCTGCCTGGATTGCGGCGCAGCCGGTGTGCTGGTGCCGCATGTCGCGACGGTCGAGAAGGCACGCGCAATTGCGGCTGCCGCGCGATACCGCGGCGGACGGCGCGGCTATTCCGGCTCGTCCCGCGCCGGTGCCTATGGCGGCACGCCGATGTGGTCTCTCGTCGATGAACAGGATGAATCGGTTTGCGCAATTGCGATGATCGAGGACCCGGAAGCGCTGGATTACATCGACGCCATCGCTGCTGTCGATGGAATCCACGGCTTCTTCATCGGTCGCGGCGACCTCACTGTCGCCCTTGGCGCCAAATCGTCGGCCGACGCCTCTGTCAAGGATGCGGTGATCAGGATCATTGCAGCGGCGAAGAAAGTCGCCAAGCCGGTTTGCGTGATGGTCGCGACTTCCGCGGAAGCAAAGGATTTCGCCGAGCTCGGGGCCAGCGCCTTCATCATCTCGTCGGACCAGGGGCTGATGCGCCGGGCCGCGGCGCAAACGCTCACCGATTTCAAAACGCTCGTTCGAACCACGGATGGCTCACATGTATCACAGCACTGA
- a CDS encoding DUF6282 family protein, which translates to MADKQVSYPNTVPLPPLSRAAEVAELLVGAIDLHCHSGPAAMPRILDHHEELLDAAEAKFRAVLYKDHFYAGMAHAILLEKLFPETNVKLFSGIVLNNASGGINPHAVDHTIKLGGKIVWMPTLSAANHIKAMAAGNSTFPKTSQKMLEPIPLSALDANGKLTDDTRKVIDLIAEADIILAGGHLPASELHILFDEAARRGVKKMMVNHPTYIVGCNDTDIRQLVARGVKMEHSICMFIEGKSLKYSADDLAHLIDVAGVDNTILSSDLGLQGSQRPVDGFRSITQILLDLQMPRPAIRKLISDNAARFLNLPVMQSATQDAA; encoded by the coding sequence ATGGCCGACAAGCAAGTGTCTTACCCGAACACCGTACCACTGCCGCCGCTATCGCGGGCGGCGGAAGTCGCCGAGCTTCTGGTGGGCGCGATCGACCTGCACTGCCATAGCGGCCCGGCAGCCATGCCGCGCATCCTCGATCATCACGAGGAGCTGCTCGATGCGGCGGAAGCGAAGTTCCGCGCCGTGCTCTACAAGGACCATTTTTATGCCGGCATGGCGCATGCGATCCTGCTGGAGAAGCTGTTTCCCGAAACCAATGTGAAGCTATTCTCCGGCATCGTGCTGAACAATGCCTCGGGCGGTATCAACCCGCATGCGGTCGACCATACGATCAAGCTCGGCGGCAAGATCGTCTGGATGCCAACGCTGTCGGCCGCGAACCATATCAAGGCGATGGCGGCTGGAAACTCGACGTTTCCGAAGACCTCGCAAAAAATGCTCGAACCGATCCCGCTTTCCGCGCTCGATGCCAATGGAAAGCTTACAGACGACACCAGGAAGGTCATCGATCTCATTGCCGAGGCGGACATTATCCTGGCCGGCGGCCACCTGCCGGCCAGCGAATTGCATATCCTGTTCGATGAGGCGGCGCGACGCGGCGTCAAGAAAATGATGGTCAACCATCCGACCTACATCGTCGGCTGCAATGACACCGATATCCGCCAGCTTGTCGCGCGCGGCGTCAAGATGGAGCATTCGATCTGCATGTTCATCGAAGGCAAATCCTTAAAGTACAGCGCGGACGATCTCGCGCACCTGATCGACGTGGCTGGCGTCGACAACACGATTCTTTCGTCCGATCTCGGCCTGCAGGGGTCGCAACGTCCGGTCGACGGCTTCCGCAGCATCACCCAGATCCTGCTCGATCTGCAGATGCCGCGGCCTGCGATCAGAAAACTCATCAGCGACAACGCGGCACGGTTTCTCAACCTTCCGGTGATGCAGTCGGCCACACAAGACGCCGCTTAG
- a CDS encoding alpha/beta hydrolase, whose protein sequence is MERVDRDGDALMDRIVARAMPFMAALLFMGASHTVVAEEQRKPPKPPIILESTGAYEVGGKVVAKPGDPSQTLSCDHGYVEYFIPAKRRSVGLIMWHSSSTKVWENRWDGGEGYKSIFLRKGYPVYLWDGPRVGRANWSCEPITYTPDYFDQRNFAAWRFGLTYLNWHPGLQFPTADKEAWNQATRARYDEFDTLANALLQAEAGGQAIDRIGPVVAVTNSAGGWRALLSALKAKNDNLKGIVAYETPGFVFPEGEGPEPKPDAPYGPNSVPLVEFKKLTKFPIQMVFGDYTETRPIWAASVKVARTFCDIVNRHGGDCEVLLLPDAGLRGNTHIAFADLNNEAVADELSKWLGRKGLDKFAEE, encoded by the coding sequence ATGGAACGGGTAGATCGCGACGGTGACGCGCTGATGGACCGCATCGTGGCGCGAGCCATGCCATTTATGGCAGCATTGCTGTTCATGGGAGCAAGCCACACGGTAGTCGCGGAAGAGCAGCGCAAGCCGCCGAAGCCGCCGATCATCCTGGAATCGACGGGCGCGTATGAAGTGGGCGGCAAGGTCGTTGCCAAGCCCGGCGATCCCAGCCAGACGCTCTCCTGCGATCATGGTTATGTCGAATACTTCATCCCCGCGAAAAGGCGCAGCGTCGGCCTGATCATGTGGCATAGCTCCAGCACCAAGGTGTGGGAGAACCGTTGGGACGGCGGCGAAGGCTACAAGAGTATCTTTCTGCGCAAGGGCTATCCTGTTTACCTTTGGGACGGCCCGCGCGTCGGCCGCGCGAACTGGAGTTGCGAGCCGATCACCTACACGCCGGATTATTTCGATCAGCGCAACTTTGCCGCCTGGCGCTTCGGTCTGACGTATCTCAATTGGCATCCAGGCCTGCAGTTTCCCACGGCCGACAAGGAAGCCTGGAATCAGGCGACGCGTGCCCGTTACGACGAGTTCGATACGCTCGCGAACGCATTGTTGCAGGCGGAGGCCGGCGGCCAGGCCATCGACAGGATCGGTCCCGTGGTTGCCGTCACCAATTCCGCGGGCGGCTGGCGCGCGCTGTTGTCGGCGCTCAAGGCAAAGAACGACAACTTGAAGGGCATCGTCGCCTACGAAACGCCTGGCTTCGTCTTCCCGGAGGGCGAAGGGCCCGAGCCCAAGCCGGATGCGCCGTACGGCCCCAACTCCGTGCCGCTCGTCGAGTTCAAGAAGCTGACCAAGTTTCCGATCCAGATGGTATTCGGCGATTACACCGAGACGCGTCCGATCTGGGCCGCCTCGGTCAAGGTGGCACGGACCTTCTGCGATATCGTCAATCGTCACGGCGGAGATTGCGAGGTCCTGCTGCTTCCCGATGCGGGTCTGCGCGGCAACACGCACATCGCCTTTGCCGATCTCAACAATGAAGCCGTTGCGGACGAACTGTCCAAATGGCTGGGCCGCAAGGGCCTGGACAAGTTTGCCGAAGAATAA
- a CDS encoding Bug family tripartite tricarboxylate transporter substrate binding protein → MRLLSVGLIGLALAIAPCQPAAAQEWPSRPVTMIVPFPAGAAVDTLARAVAQALSEDFGKQFIVENRAGAGGNLGGAAVAKAVADGHTWLFGTPAPIALNKFMYKGLAYDSERDFTPVVLVAKSPMIITATSDFPAKTLPDLIAYAKQNPGKVNVGHPGNGTLGHITSALIQQFAGVEMTHVPYRGSAPLITDLLGGQVNVAMDFMPTYLPLIADRKIRALAVTTSQRVAQLPDVPTVQDAGFKGFEATAWYAVVAPTGTPPEIVMKVNKAVNAFLKSDKGKTILEQNSLQGVGGAPQDLKAFIDGERDKWRPVIEAAKIAMQ, encoded by the coding sequence ATGCGTCTGCTCTCTGTCGGCCTCATAGGCCTTGCACTTGCCATTGCGCCATGTCAGCCCGCTGCCGCGCAGGAGTGGCCGAGCCGCCCGGTCACCATGATCGTACCGTTCCCGGCTGGCGCCGCCGTTGACACGTTGGCGCGCGCCGTTGCCCAGGCGCTGAGCGAAGACTTCGGCAAGCAGTTCATCGTCGAAAACCGTGCGGGGGCGGGCGGCAATCTCGGTGGGGCGGCTGTCGCCAAAGCGGTTGCAGATGGCCATACCTGGCTGTTCGGGACACCGGCGCCGATCGCGCTCAACAAGTTCATGTACAAGGGCCTGGCTTACGACTCCGAGCGAGACTTCACGCCGGTTGTGCTCGTCGCCAAATCTCCAATGATCATCACGGCGACGTCAGACTTTCCAGCGAAGACGCTTCCCGACCTGATCGCTTATGCCAAACAGAACCCGGGCAAGGTCAATGTCGGCCATCCCGGCAACGGCACGCTCGGACACATTACCTCGGCGCTGATCCAGCAGTTTGCCGGCGTAGAGATGACGCATGTACCCTATCGTGGGTCCGCGCCGCTGATCACGGACCTCTTGGGCGGACAAGTCAACGTCGCCATGGATTTCATGCCGACTTATCTGCCGCTGATAGCCGATCGCAAGATCCGAGCGCTTGCAGTAACGACAAGCCAGCGTGTCGCGCAACTGCCCGATGTGCCGACCGTGCAGGACGCGGGATTCAAGGGCTTCGAGGCGACCGCATGGTACGCGGTCGTGGCTCCAACCGGTACACCGCCTGAGATCGTGATGAAGGTCAACAAGGCGGTGAATGCCTTTCTGAAGAGTGACAAGGGAAAGACCATCCTCGAACAAAATTCGCTGCAAGGCGTCGGCGGTGCGCCGCAAGACCTCAAGGCGTTTATCGATGGCGAACGCGACAAATGGCGACCGGTGATCGAGGCGGCAAAGATCGCGATGCAGTAA